In Drosophila santomea strain STO CAGO 1482 chromosome 2L, Prin_Dsan_1.1, whole genome shotgun sequence, a single window of DNA contains:
- the LOC120453428 gene encoding uncharacterized protein LOC120453428: MPYIIIRGNLASYSHKYPWRVLVSGLKADDIEQLNKFSCGGYSDESTIVYLVHPCRILSALEILGFRVVASSSTAVKQDYNEYMWTMRKEFDEPEPLEAESVVRENLSNIGREAASLGNYHKVDSPE, from the exons ATGCCGTACATAATCATACGGGGGAACCTAGCCTCCTACAGCCACAAATATCCATGGAGGGTGCTCGTCTCCGGGTTGAAAG CTGACGACATCGAGCAGTTGAACAAGTTCTCCTGCGGCGGCTACAGCGACGAGTCCACCATCGTCTACCTAGTGCACCCTTGTCGGATTCTATCGGCGCTAGAA ATCCTGGGATTTCGCGTAGTGGCCAGCTCATCGACTGCCGTGAAGCAGGACTACAACGAGTACATGTGGACGATGCGCAAGGAGTTCGACGAACCAGAACCCTTGGAAGCCGAGTCCGTAGTGCGAGAGAATCTATCGAATATTGGCCGCGAGGCAGCCAGTTTAGGCAACTATCACAAGGTGGATTCGCCTGAATAG
- the LOC120453345 gene encoding reticulocalbin-2, giving the protein MPRNLPLLPLTLCAIAMLAAVGPMPAHGAVANSHKHEKHLSKERVKDGIYAPRDAHHHGEDGEHNVEFDHEAIIGNTKEAQEFDSLTPEESKRRLLILIKMMDLNKDEFIDRHELKAWILRSFKKLSEEEAADRFEEIDQDADERITWKEYLQDTYAMEDEDFKKETIDYESYEDEQKMIKQDKEMFNAADTNKDGVLTLEEFVYFQNPEEHPQMLPILLEHTMQDKDADHDGKINFQEFVGDGASHHDKEWLITEKERFDKDHDSNGDGVLTGDEVLSWIVPSNTAIANDEVDHLFVSTDEDHDDRLSYLEILNNYDTFVGSEATDYGDHLQNINHLSDEL; this is encoded by the exons atgcctAGGAATCTGCCGCTCCTGCCGCTGACCCTTTGTGCCATCGCCATGCTGGCCGCCGTGGGTCCCATGCCCGCCCATGGGGCGGTGGCCAACAGCCACAAGCACGAGAAGCATCTCAGCAAGGAGCGGGTCAAGGACGGCATCTACGCCCCTAGGGATGCCCACCACCACGGCGAGGATGGGGAGCACAACGTGGAGTTCGATCACGAGGCCATCATCG GCAACACAAAAGAGGCTCAGGAATTTGATTCACTTACGCCAGAGGAATCGAAGCGACGCCTGTTGATATTGATCAAAATGATGGATCTGAATAAGGACGAATTTATTGACCGGCATGAGTTGAAAGCCTGGATATTAAGGTCCTTTAA AAAACTATCCGAGGAAGAAGCCGCTGATAGATTCGAAGAGATAGATCAGGATGCGGATGAGCGAATAACGTGGAAGGAGTATCTCCAGGACACATACGCCATGGAGGATGAGGACTTTAAGAAAGAGACCATCGACTATGAAAGCTACGAGGATGAGCAGAAGATGATCAAGCAGGACAAGGAGATGTTCAATGCGGCCGACACGAACAAGGATGGAGTTCTGACGCTGGAGGAGTTCGTTTACTTTCAAAATCCCGAGGAACATCCACAAATGTTGCCAATACTGCTGGAGCACACGATGCAGGACAAGGATGCGGATCACGACGGCAAGATCAACTTCCAGGAGTTTGTCGGCGACGGGGCCTCACACCACGACAAGGAGTGGCTGATCACGGAGAAGGAGCGGTTCGACAAGGATCACGACTCCAATGGCGATGGCGTGTTGACGGGCGATGAGGTCTTATCCTGGATTGTGCCAAGTAATACGGCAATTGCCAATGACGAAGTGGACCACCTCTTTGTCTCCACCGATGAGGATCACGACGATCGGCTGTCCTACTTGGAAATACTCAATAACTACGATACCTTTGTGGGCAGCGAGGCCACCGACTACGGGGACCACTTACAAAACATAAACCATCTCTCCGACGAGCTGTAG
- the LOC120453385 gene encoding SPRY domain-containing SOCS box protein 3, with protein MSDVEVDPQQAHPHPMVAIAPRRRRPGGRRGGGGVGGVGGGFQTGTMDAATSSSPPPRFCPLAEGVEDNWTWSKRHRSKEVVLRGPNSRTVHFHPNWSKGTAGVQGKRSLNNGRYYWELHVSQRVFGTSIMFGIGTKSARLHANAFRNMLGENEHGWGLSHKGVLWHKGVALLYTKRFRENQPTQIGVLFDGIEGTLTFYKDGKCLGVAFRGLDQIDEPLYPIVCSTAAKTEMTLKCTRREFVNLQDRCRAVIMRRVRSASQLEKLKLPLPIADYLREVIDEKEPLRQVNQLEMCIMNYDLYEARE; from the exons ATGTCTGATGTGGAAGTGGATCCACAGCAGGCTCACCCCCATCCAATGGTGGCGATTGCTCCGAGGAGACGTCGTCCAGGCGgccgacgaggaggaggaggagtcggaggagtaggaggaggTTTTCAGACCGGTACAATGGATGCAGCTACGTCCTCGTCGCCGCCACCCCGTTTCTGTCCGCTGGCCGAGGGCGTCGAGGACAACTGGACGTGGAGCAAGCGGCATCGCTCCAAGGAAGTGGTTCTCAGAGGACCCAACTCGCGGACCGTGCACTTCCATCCCAACTGGAGCAAGGGCACTGCCGGTGTCCAGGGCAAAAGATCCCTGAACAACGGACGGTATTACTGGGAACTCCATGTCTCGCAGCGGGTCTTTGGCACCTCGATAATGTTCGGTATCGGTACCAAGTCCGCCCGGCTCCATGCCAACGCCTTCCGGAACATGCTGGGCGAGAACGAGCACGGCTGGGGATTGTCCCACAAGGGCGTGCTCTGGCACAAGGGCGTGGCTCTGCTGTACACGAAGCGCTTTCGCGAGAATCAGCCCACCCAGATCGGAGTGCTCTTCGACGGCATCGAGGGCACACTCACCTTCTACAAGGACGGCAAGTGCCTGGGCGTCGCCTTCCGTGGATTGGATCAG ATCGATGAGCCGTTGTACCCCATTGTATGCTCTACTGCCGCCAAAACGGAGATGACCCTAAAATGCACCAGGAGGGAGTTCGTCAACCTGCAAGATCGCTGCCGGGCGGTAATCATGCGGCGGGTGCGGAGCGCATCGCAACTGGAGAAGCTGAAGCTACCGCTGCCCATTGCCGACTATCTGAGAGAGGTGATCGATGAGAAGGAGCCACTGCGTCAG GTGAATCAGCTGGAGATGTGCATTATGAATTACGATTTGTATGAGGCCCGTGAATGA
- the LOC120453395 gene encoding uncharacterized protein LOC120453395: MIIVLLLLFQSLCLYCQRLVLYVHDRCFPKNVRLLQEVAETVGDRKAPQRLAEQQLEQQKRSQKRRILEPILPLVGGLNSEACRFCAHSPQGYCRHHFHLQELQLHKQRGSRGEQDFRQIRRIKRELKRSLGQQQQQLLPARSYRPVRLSSSWSSSSLSSGYASLTSVGSQLELEEAALDQEIIEDIPLEEEVEQQVPPQEETPQRLVTTYL, encoded by the coding sequence ATGATTAtcgtcctgctgctgctgttccaATCGCTGTGCCTCTACTGCCAACGTCTGGTGCTCTACGTCCACGACCGATGCTTTCCAAAGAACGTGCGCCTGCTGCAGGAGGTGGCCGAAACGGTGGGCGATCGTAAGGCACCACAGCGCCTGGCGGAGCAGCAGTTGGAGCAACAGAAGCGCAGCCAGAAGCGGCGCATCCTCGAACCAATTCTTCCGCTCGTTGGTGGCCTCAATTCCGAGGCCTGTCGCTTTTGTGCCCACAGTCCGCAGGGCTACTGTCGTCACCACTTCCATctgcaggagctgcagctgcacaAGCAGAGGGGCTCCCGTGGTGAGCAGGATTTCCGCCAGATACGCCGAATCAAGCGGGAGCTAAAGCGTAGTCTtggccagcaacagcagcaactgctgcCGGCGAGGAGCTACCGTCCAGTCCGCCTAAGTtccagctggagcagcagctcccTAAGCAGTGGTTACGCTTCACTGACTAGCGTTGGATcccagctggagctggaggaggcgGCATTGGATCAGGAGATTATAGAGGACATACCACTGGAGGAGGAAGTGGAGCAGCAGGTCCCGCCGCAGGAGGAAACTCCACAGCGCCTAGTAACCACGTACTTGTAG
- the LOC120453421 gene encoding uncharacterized protein LOC120453421, which yields MSEGAAGLKEPQNLNCEVASTVVSAASAASLNAATAAVPANVVTIPVPILQSEGNFAYVTVKGSLHDYTCTIFGLNQAEVQALSKRFEAGVKACVNGIMVAVPPMVMLNTLAQLSYKVVCSCGEAEICWTMQREV from the coding sequence ATGAGTGAGGGCGCAGCCGGGCTGAAGGAACCTCAGAATCTCAACTGCGAAGTAGCTTCGACAGTCGTGTCCGCGGCATCGGCTGCATCCTTGAacgccgccaccgccgccgtaCCGGCCAATGTGGTGACCATACCGGTGCCCATTCTGCAGTCGGAGGGCAACTTCGCCTACGTGACCGTGAAGGGTTCGCTGCACGACTACACTTGCACCATTTTTGGCCTGAATCAGGCGGAAGTTCAAGCCCTGTCGAAGCGCTTCGAGGCCGGAGTTAAGGCGTGCGTCAATGGTATTATGGTGGCAGTGCCACCTATGGTTATGCTAAACACTTTGGCCCAGCTTAGCTACAAGGTTGTCTGCAGTTGCGGCGAAGCCGAGATTTGTTGGACCATGCAGCGTGAGGTCTAA
- the LOC120443984 gene encoding collagen alpha-1(IV) chain — MLPFWKRLLYAAVIAGALVGADAQFWKTSGTSGSIQDSVKHYNRNEPRIPIDDSYDIVDSAGNLPPKNCTAGYAGCVPKCIAQKGNRGPSGPLGHTGLKGEMGFPGMEGPSGDKGQKGDPGPYGQRGDKGERGSPGLHGQAGVPGVQGPAGNPGLPGINGKDGCDGQDGIPGLEGLSGMQGPRGFAGQLGSKGEKGEPAKENGDYAKGEKGEPGWIGTAGLAGPQGLPGEKGERGDSGPYGAKGPRGEHGLKGEKGASCYGPMKPGSPGIKGEKGEPASSLPSKPTHTVMGPRGDLGQKGEPGLVGRKGEPGPEGDTGVDGQKGEKGLPGGPGDRGRQGNFGPPGSTGQKGDRGEPGLNGLSGNPGQKGEPGRAGETGQQGLIGPPGPPGGGRGNPGPPGPIGPRGYVGAPGPQGLNGADGQPGPQGYTGQKGGVGLPGRPGNEGPPGEKGEKGTAGLDGPKGSIGPIGHQGPPGPEGQKGDAGLPGYGIQGFKGDAGVPGYAGLKGSKGERGFKGNAGAPGDSKLGRPGTPGAAGAPGQKGDAGRPGTPGQKGDMGIKGDVGGKCSSCRPGAKGDKGTSGLVGVAGKDGARGPPGEKGVPGERGHDGINGRTGPPGEKGEDGRSGAPGATGEPGRPAMVDLNLVKAERGEKGYPGLPGAKGVQGFRGTDGLPGNSGPKGEFGFKGDKGQSGVPGNDGIPGRAGRDGYPGSPGQSIKGEPGFHGRDGAKGDKGSFGRSGEKGEPGSCALDEIKMPAKGNKGEPGQTGMPGPPGEDGLPGDRGFTGLKGSTGPQGPPGVEGPRGLNGIRGEKGNQGAVGVAGNPGKDGLRGIPGRNGQPGPRGEPGIARPGPMGPPGLNGLQGEKGERGPTGAAGLPGADGSLGYPGDRGDAGLPGVAGRPGIVGEKGDMGPIGPAGVPGPPGIPGIDGVRGRDGAKGEPGSPGLVGMPGNKGDRGAPGNDGPKGFAGITGAPGKRGAPGIAGVSGAKGDKGAAGLTGNDGPVGGRGAPGPPGFMGAKGDQGLAGAPGQQGLDGLPGEKGSQGFPGLDGAPGLPGDASEKGQKGEPGLSGLRGDTGPTGPPGWPGEKGMTGLAVHGRPGPQGEKGDQGRSGIDGRDGLNGEKGEQGLQGVWGQPGEKGSVGAPGIPGSPGMDGLPGAVGAPGAVGYPGDRGDKGEPGLSGLPGLKGETGPVGVQGYPGAIGAKGERGIRGQPGLPATIAVDELRGEKGSQGERGYTGEKGDQGERGETGLTGYNGAKGDRGFQGPPGASGLNGIPGAKGDIGPSGEAGYPGVTIKGEKGLPGRPGRNGRQGLTGAPGQIGERGLPGLPGEPGLVGLPGPIGPAGNKGERGLAGGPGLPGQDGFPGTQGLKGDTGPQGFKGERGLNGFEGQKGDKGDRGLQGPSGLPGLVGQKGDTGFPGLDGMKGPVGAPGERGFTGPKGRDGRDGTPGLQGQKGEPGKLPPPGPKGEPGQPGRHGPKGEPGRPGERGLIGIQGERGEKGERGLIGETGNVGRPGPKGDRGEQGERGYEGAIGLIGQKGEPGASAGPAPDYLTGILFTKHSQTSSVPTCSAGQTELWSGYSLLYVDGNDYAHNQDLGSPGSCVPRFSTLPVLSCGQNNVCNYASRNDKTFWLTTSAAIPMMPVENDEIRNFISRCVVCEAPANVIALHSQTLEIPSCPNGWEGLWIGYSFLMHSAVGNGGGGQALQSPGSCLEDFRTSPFIECNGAKGTCHFYETMTSFWLYNLDTTQPFAKPQQTTLKAGNQLSGVSRCQVCMKNSS, encoded by the exons ATGTTGCCCTTCTGGAAGCG GCTGCTATACGCCGCTGTGATCGCGGGAGCGTTAGTCGGTGCCGACGCT CAATTTTGGAAGACGTCTGGTACGTCCGGTTCGATTCAGGACTCCGTGAAGCACTACAATCGAAATGAACCCAGGATCCCAATCGACGACAGTTACGACATCGTGGACTCCGCCGGTAATCTGCCGCCCAAGAATTGTACGGCCGGATATGCGGGCTGTGTGCCCAAGTGCATAGCGCAGAAGGGCAACCGTGGTCCATCGGGCCCACTGGGACACACGGGACTGAAGGGCGAGATGGGTTTCCCCGGCATGGAGGGACCGTCAGGTGACAAGGGTCAGAAGGGTGATCCCGGCCCATATGGACAGCGTGGTGATAAGGGTGAACGTGGATCGCCGGGTCTTCATGGTCAGGCTGGTGTACCCGGAGTACAGGGACCCGCCGGCAATCCCGGCCTGCCTGGTATCAACGGCAAAGACGGTTGCGACGGCCAGGATGGTATTCCCGGCTTGGAGGGTCTGTCCGGAATGCAGGGACCTCGCGGCTTTGCCGGCCAACTTGGCAGCAAGGGCGAGAAGGGTGAACCGGCAAAGGAGAACGGTGACTATGCGAAGGGCGAGAAGGGTGAGCCCGGTTGGATTGGCACTGCCGGTTTGGCTGGACCTCAGGGATTACCTGGCGAAAAGGGCGAGCGCGGCGACAGCGGACCATACGGAGCCAAAGGACCCCGGGGTGAGCACGGTCTGAAGGGAGAAAAGGGTGCCTCCTGCTACGGACCCATGAAGCCCGGTTCACCGGGTATCAAGGGCGAGAAGGGTGAGCCGGCATCATCGCTGCCAAGCAAACCGACGCACACGGTGATGGGGCCTCGCGGTGACTTGGGACAGAAGGGTGAACCAGGCCTAGTGGGCCGCAAGGGTGAGCCCGGACCTGAAGGTGACACTGGAGTCGATGGACAGAAGGGCGAGAAGGGTCTGCCCGGCGGCCCAGGCGATCGT GGTCGCCAAGGTAACTTTGGACCCCCAGGCTCTACAGGACAAAAGGGAGATCGTGGCGAGCCGGGCCTTAATGGTCTGTCCGGTAATCCCGGACAGAAGGGTGAGCCAGGACGAGCTGGTGAAACAGGTCAGCAAGGTCTGATCGGTCCACCGGGACCGCCAGGCGGTGGCCGTGGTAACCCAGGACCGCCGGGGCCCATAGGACCACGCGGCTATGTCGGCGCACCTGGACCCCAAGGATTAAACGGAGCTGATGGACAGCCGGGTCCGCAGGGATATACTGGACAAAAGGGAGGTGTTGGTCTGCCCGGACGACCCGGCAACGAAGGACCTCCTGGCGAAAAGGGCGAAAAGGGAACCGCAGGACTTGATGGACCAAAGGGATCTATTGGACCCATTGGACACCAAGGACCACCGGGACCAGAGGGCCAGAAGGGTGACGCTGGCTTGCCCGGTTATGGCATTCAAGGATTTAAGGGAGATGCAGGTGTTCCTGG CTATGCCGGATTGAAGGGAAGCAAGGGAGAGCGCGGCTTCAAGGGCAATGCTGGTGCTCCCGGTGACTCCAAACTCGGTCGTCCTGGAACTCCCGGTGCCGCTGGTGCTCCTGGACAAAAGGGTGACGCTGGTCGTCCCGGCACTCCTGGCCAAAAGGGAGACATGGGCATCAAGGGAGACGTCGGCGGCAAGTGCTCATCGTGCAGGCCCGGAGCAAAGGGCGATAAGGGTACGAGCGGACTGGTTGGAGTTGCCGGAAAGGATGGCGCTCGCGGACCGCCTGGAGAGAAAGGTGTTCCCGGAGAGCGTGGACACGATGGTATCAACGGACGAACTGGACCGCCTGGTGAGAAGGGAGAGGACGGTCGCTCTGGTGCTCCCGGAGCCACTGGCGAGCCTGGCAGACCTGCAATGGTCGACTTGAATTTGGTTAAGGCCGAGAGGGGTGAAAAGGGTTACCCTGGCTTGCCAGGTGCCAAGGGCGTGCAGGGATTCAGGGGAACAGACGGCCTGCCTGGTAACTCTGGACCCAAAGGAGAATTCGGCTTTAAGGGCGATAAGGGTCAGAGCGGAGTTCCCGGCAACGACGGAATACCCGGACGCGCTGGACGAGACGGTTACCCCGGAAGTCCCGGTCAATCCATCAAGGGCGAGCCAGGCTTCCATGGAAGAGACGGAGCAAAGGGCGACAAGGGATCATTTGGCAGAAGCGGCGAGAAGGGAGAGCCCGGCAGCTGTGCGCTTGACGAGATCAAGATGCCCGCTAAGGGTAACAAGGGTGAGCCCGGCCAAACCGGCATGCCAGGACCGCCTGGAGAAGACGGCCTCCCCGGAGATAGGGGCTTTACCGGATTAAAGGGCAGCACTGGACCACAGGGACCTCCTGGCGTTGAGGGACCACGCGGCTTGAATGGAATTCGCGGTGAAAAGGGCAACCAGGGAGCGGTCGGAGTTGCTGGTAATCCTGGCAAGGACGGCCTTCGCGGCATTCCCGGTCGCAATGGACAGCCTGGACCGAGGGGAGAGCCTGGAATTGCGCGACCCGGCCCCATGGGTCCACCCGGTCTAAATGGTCTGCAAGGAGAGAAGGGCGAACGTGGTCCAACTGGAGCCGCTGGTCTTCCCGGTGCCGATGGCAGTTTGGGTTATCCTGGAGATAGAGGCGATGCTGGTCTGCCCGGAGTGGCTGGACGGCCTGGAATCGTTGGAGAGAAGGGCGACATGGGACCGATTGGCCCCGCTGGTGTTCCCGGACCACCTGGTATTCCTGGTATTGATGGTGTGCGTGGACGTGATGGCGCCAAGGGTGAACCCGGAAGTCCCGGACTGGTGGGCATGCCCGGCAACAAGGGTGACCGTGGCGCTCCTGGAAATGACGGACCCAAGGGCTTTGCTGGCATCACTGGTGCGCCCGGAAAGCGCGGAGCTCCTGGCATTGCTGGTGTTTCCG GTGCCAAGGGTGACAAGGGAGCTGCTGGATTAACTGGCAACGATGGACCTGTGGGAGGCCGTGGTGCTCCAGGTCCTCCTGGCTTTATGGGCGCTAAGGGTGACCAAGGACTGGCAGGTGCCCCTGGACAGCAAGGATTAGACGGTTTGCCCGGCGAAAAGGGTAGCCAGGGATTCCCCGGTCTGGATGGAGCACCTGGTTTGCCTGGTGACGCCTCCGAGAAGGGACAAAAGGGTGAGCCCGGTCTATCTGGACTTCGCGGCGACACAGGACCGACCGGACCGCCCGGTTGGCCAGGCGAGAAGGGTATGACCGGCCTGGCTGTTCACGGACGTCCTGGTCCGCAGGGCGAAAAGGGAGACCAGGGACGCAGTGGAATCGATGGACGCGATGGACTTAACGGCGAGAAGGGTGAGCAAGGTCTGCAGGGCGTTTGGGGCCAGCCTGGCGAGAAGGGATCTGTCGGAGCGCCCGGTATTCCTGGTTCTCCCGGAATGGATGGCTTGCCCGGCGCTGTTGGCGCCCCTGGTGCTGTCGGCTATCCCGGCGATCGCGGTGATAAGGGAGAGCCTGGTCTATCTGGCCTGCCCGGACTCAAGGGTGAAACTGGTCCCGTTGGAGTGCAGGGCTACCCGGGCGCTATTGGTGCCAAGGGTGAGCGCGGTATTCGTGGTCAGCCCGGTCTTCCGGCCACCATTGCCGTGGACGAGCTCCGTGGTGAAAAGGGTTCGCAAGGCGAGCGTGGCTACACCGGCGAGAAGGGCGATCAAGGCGAACGAGGCGAGACTGGTCTGACTGGCTACAATGGAGCAAAGGGAGATCGCGGCTTTCAGGGACCACCTGGTGCAAGCGGACTGAATGGTATTCCTGGTGCCAAGGGAGACATTGGTCCAAGTGGCGAGGCCGGTTATCCAGGCGTTACCATCAAGGGCGAGAAGGGTCTGCCCGGTCGACCAGGCAGAAACGGACGTCAAG GACTTACTGGAGCACCCGGCCAAATTGGAGAACGTGGTCTGCCCGGCTTGCCCGGAGAGCCCGGCCTCGTGGGTCTTCCCGGACCCATTGGACCAGCTGGCAACAAGGGAGAGCGTGGTCTGGCTGGCGGTCCCGGACTACCAGGACAGGATGGCTTCCCCGGCACCCAAGGATTGAAGGGAGATACGGGACCGCAGGGCTTTAAGGGAGAGCGTGGTCTGAATGGCTTCGAAGGACAAAAGGGTGACAAGGGTGACCGAGGACTCCAAGGACCGTCTGGACTGCCCGGCTTGGTTGGACAAAAGGGTGACACTGGCTTCCCTGGCTTGGATGGAATGAAAGGACCTGTCGGAGCGCCAGGCGAGCGCGGCTTCACCGGACCCAAGGGACGCGATGGACGTGACGGAACACCAGGTCTGCAGGGACAAAAGGGTGAACCGGGAAAGCTGCCACCGCCAGGACCCAAGGGCGAACCTGGACAGCCCGGACGCCATGGACCAAAGGGAGAACCGGGACGTCCAGGAGAGCGTGGCTTGATTGGCATCCAAGGTGAGCGTGGCGAGAAGGGTGAGCGTGGCCTAATCGGTGAGACTGGCAACGTGGGCCGACCCGGACCCAAGGGCGATCGCGGAGAGCAGGGCGAGAGGGGTTACGAGGGCGCCATTGGTTTGATTGGACAAAAGGGTGAACCCGGTGCTTCTGCCGGCCCAGCTCCTGACTACCTCACCGGCATCCTGTTTACGAAACACAGTCAAACGAGTTCGGTGCCGACGTGTTCCGCTGGACAAACGGAACTCTGGTCTGGCTACTCCCTGTTGTACGTCGATGGCAATGACTATGCCCACAACCAGGATCTCGGATCTCCCGGCTCCTGTGTGCCACGCTTCTCAACGCTGCCCGTGCTGTCTTGTGGTCAGAACAACGTGTGCAACTACGCCTCGAGGAATGACAAGACCTTCTGGTTGACAACCAGCGCTGCCATTCCGATGATGCCCGTTGAAAACGACGAGATCAGAAATTTCATCTCACGTTGCGTCGTCTGTGAGGCGCCGGCTAATGTGATCGCCTTGCACAGTCAAACGTTAGAAATACCCAGCTGTCCGAATGGCTGGGAGGGTCTCTGGATTGGCTACAGTTTCCTCATG CACTCTGCCGTGGGCAACGGTGGCGGTGGACAAGCGCTGCAATCGCCTGGCTCCTGTTTGGAGGACTTCCGCACATCGCCCTTCATCGAGTGCAATGGCGCCAAGGGCACGTGCCACTTCTACGAGACGATGACCAGCTTCTGGTTGTACAATCTGGACACCACACAGCCGTTCGCAAAGCCGCAGCAGACGACGCTCAAGGCTGGCAATCAGCTGTCGGGTGTGTCCAGGTGCCAGGTGTGCATGAAGAACTCCTCGTAG
- the LOC120453405 gene encoding ankyrin repeat domain-containing protein 39 produces the protein MDPHSADNCKCHKQTQPAQQTLSDMDFDRGIWNAAIYNEVERVREFIKKGQSMARDDCDYTALHYAARNGNEPICKLLLVEGKADVNAVTKAGATALHRAAMMGHLEIVKVLFEHKANLLLQDECGQTALHRAAMRGHLEVCRFLLAKEPTLKLVKDKKDKIAFEYIMENANDDFKLLLKP, from the exons ATGGATCCACATAGTGCGGACAACTGTAAGTGCCACAAGCAGACGCAGCCGGCACAGCAGACGTTAAGCGACATGGACTTCGATCGAGGCATCTGGAATGCAG CTATCTATAACGAAGTGGAGCGTGTTAGGGAGTTTATCAAGAAGGGTCAGTCGATGGCTCGGGATGACTGCGACTACACCGCTCTGCACTATGCGGCCCGCAATGGGAACGAGCCCATCTGCAAGCTGCTCCTCGTCGAGGGCAAGGCAGACGTGAATGCTGTGACCAAGGCAGGAGCCACCGCGCTTCATCGTGCAGCCATGATGG GCCACTTGGAGATTGTGAAGGTACTGTTCGAGCACAAGGCTAATCTTCTGCTGCAGGACGAGTGCGGACAGACTGCTTTGCATCGAGCAGCGATGCGAGGCCACCTGGAGGTGTGTCGCTTTCTGCTGGCGAAGGAGCCGACTCTTAAACTGGTCAAGGATAAAAAGGACAAAATTGCATTTGAGTACATCATGGAGAACGCCAATGATGACTTTAAGCTCCTGCTAAAGCCCTAA